One stretch of Candidatus Rokuibacteriota bacterium DNA includes these proteins:
- a CDS encoding glycosyltransferase family 39 protein, whose amino-acid sequence MLLLAVGLAFAVPGLSMSLLDPDEGLYADVAREMVAAGDWVVPRFNGLPYLEKPPLYFWLTALAFLVTGFSEWVLRGWSVLAALGTSAVAWRLGRRLYGPRGGVVAGVMLLTSAGYALYLRKASTDFVFAFSLALAVYGFIVDAERPDRGRRRFFLLYAGSALALLSKGLIGALFPALIVGVSLRWYPGLRWRDLNLTRGLTLVAALTVPWHALVAWRDPSLFRFYLVDNQILRFLNLREFLEDDVAISTPGYLVATFLWFFPWSVFLLARPAPTALVPAWRVTAVWAAVVVGFFALSGSKLEYYALPALPAFAVLVAGGWTAGRDVGRWLGVGLAGCATVGTAAIWLGPRMTPEQILGGLAHLNVYYRILREQGAVLPFESVRPFGLLLQGLGVTLLAGWVIAGVCWMRGWRRGALLALVGVGAGIAALIVELLILIEPHHSTRAVAEVISGMAAPRDLVVHEGSLEYSAALPFYTGRRIRVVNGARGDLEFASRRPEAREYFLDAAALAALWRGPDRVFLVTQQGRGRGVAATLPRESVRVVGRFGSRWLYASTPAHTWAGECGPTGGACRAVLRGRTSPGG is encoded by the coding sequence ATGCTCCTGCTGGCGGTCGGGCTGGCGTTCGCCGTTCCCGGGCTGAGCATGTCCCTCCTCGATCCGGACGAGGGATTGTACGCCGACGTCGCGCGTGAGATGGTCGCCGCGGGCGACTGGGTCGTTCCCCGGTTCAACGGGCTGCCATACCTCGAAAAGCCGCCGTTGTACTTCTGGCTGACCGCGCTGGCGTTTCTGGTGACTGGCTTTTCCGAGTGGGTCCTCCGCGGCTGGTCGGTGCTGGCCGCCCTGGGCACGAGCGCCGTCGCGTGGCGGCTGGGGCGCCGGCTCTATGGACCCCGCGGCGGGGTGGTGGCCGGCGTGATGCTGCTGACCAGCGCGGGATATGCGCTCTACCTGCGGAAGGCGTCGACGGACTTCGTGTTCGCGTTCTCCCTGGCGCTGGCAGTCTACGGGTTCATCGTCGACGCCGAGCGTCCGGACCGGGGCCGGCGCCGCTTCTTCCTCCTCTACGCCGGGTCGGCCCTCGCCCTGCTGAGCAAGGGGCTCATCGGTGCGCTGTTCCCGGCCCTCATCGTCGGGGTGAGCCTCCGCTGGTATCCCGGGCTGCGGTGGCGCGACCTGAACCTGACTCGCGGCCTCACCCTGGTGGCCGCCCTCACTGTGCCCTGGCATGCGCTGGTCGCGTGGCGCGACCCGAGCCTGTTCCGCTTCTACCTCGTGGACAACCAGATCCTGCGGTTCCTCAACCTGCGCGAGTTCCTGGAAGACGACGTCGCGATCTCGACTCCGGGATACCTGGTGGCCACGTTCCTGTGGTTCTTCCCGTGGAGCGTATTCCTGCTGGCCCGGCCGGCGCCGACCGCTCTCGTGCCCGCGTGGCGGGTGACAGCGGTCTGGGCGGCGGTCGTGGTCGGGTTCTTTGCGCTGTCGGGCTCCAAGCTCGAGTACTACGCGCTTCCCGCCCTGCCCGCGTTCGCCGTGCTCGTGGCCGGCGGATGGACGGCCGGTCGCGATGTGGGCCGGTGGCTCGGGGTCGGGCTCGCAGGGTGTGCGACCGTCGGAACGGCGGCCATCTGGCTGGGACCGCGGATGACGCCGGAGCAGATCCTCGGCGGCCTCGCGCACCTCAACGTGTACTACCGCATCCTGCGCGAGCAGGGCGCCGTCCTGCCCTTCGAGTCCGTGCGCCCATTCGGGCTCCTGCTCCAGGGGCTCGGCGTGACACTGCTGGCCGGGTGGGTCATCGCCGGGGTCTGCTGGATGCGGGGCTGGCGCCGCGGCGCGCTGCTCGCGCTGGTCGGGGTGGGCGCCGGGATCGCCGCTCTCATCGTTGAGCTGCTCATCCTGATCGAGCCGCACCACTCGACACGGGCGGTTGCCGAGGTCATCAGCGGCATGGCCGCGCCGCGCGACCTGGTGGTCCACGAAGGGAGCCTCGAGTACAGCGCCGCCCTGCCCTTCTACACCGGGCGCCGGATCAGGGTCGTGAACGGAGCGCGTGGCGACCTCGAGTTCGCCTCCCGCCGGCCGGAAGCCCGGGAGTATTTCCTCGACGCCGCCGCCCTGGCCGCGCTGTGGCGTGGGCCCGACCGGGTGTTCCTCGTGACCCAGCAGGGACGCGGCCGGGGCGTGGCCGCCACGCTGCCACGCGAATCCGTTCGCGTCGTGGGGCGCTTCGGGTCCCGCTGGCTCTACGCGAGCACTCCCGCCCACACCTGGGCGGGCGAGTGCGGTCCGACGGGCGGGGCATGCCGGGCGGTGCTCCGGGGTCGAACGAGTCCCGGTGGCTGA
- a CDS encoding NAD(P)/FAD-dependent oxidoreductase, whose product MMSDLRDVIVVGAGPAGLYAAWRLAQEGLEVTVVEEHPVVGVPTHCTGLVSAEVDEYFKIPPSIVLHRPLRCLVISPGGVTADFTNPGEELAAIDRGAFDQALAVSAQAAGATVITGHRVDTVTIGSEHVEVRTAAASPLRGRVLVLACGVTYRFHGLMDAGVPAPLLHSAQLELEAEPATALEIYLGKRVAPGGFGWLVPIQRGERSYLKAGVLLRGDARAHLRRLLAQPSIAARLKGVPGEPIRRLVPVGWARRSFGGRVVAVGDAAGLTKPVTGGGIFYSLYSSAVAAETLVEALRDDDLSAARLSRYETRWRQRLVPEMRAASWFRRVVANLSDGELDQFVEAAASDAVQAVVTATARFNWHRPVIMALVRQRGIKSILLRVLFR is encoded by the coding sequence ATGATGTCCGACCTGCGCGACGTCATCGTGGTGGGGGCCGGGCCGGCTGGTCTCTACGCCGCATGGCGGCTCGCCCAGGAGGGCCTCGAGGTCACCGTGGTGGAAGAGCATCCTGTCGTCGGGGTGCCCACCCACTGCACGGGACTGGTCTCCGCCGAGGTCGACGAGTACTTCAAGATTCCGCCTTCGATCGTGTTGCACCGTCCGCTGAGGTGCCTCGTCATCTCACCGGGTGGAGTCACGGCTGATTTCACGAATCCCGGCGAGGAGCTCGCGGCGATCGACCGGGGAGCATTCGACCAGGCGTTGGCGGTGAGCGCCCAGGCGGCGGGGGCCACCGTGATCACCGGGCACCGGGTGGACACGGTCACGATCGGGTCCGAGCATGTCGAGGTGCGGACGGCTGCGGCGTCGCCCCTGCGCGGGCGGGTTCTGGTCCTGGCCTGCGGCGTGACTTACCGGTTCCACGGCCTGATGGATGCAGGGGTGCCCGCCCCGCTCTTGCACTCGGCCCAGCTCGAGCTGGAGGCCGAGCCGGCCACGGCCCTGGAGATCTACCTCGGCAAGCGGGTGGCTCCGGGGGGGTTCGGGTGGCTCGTCCCCATCCAGCGTGGCGAGCGGAGCTACCTGAAGGCGGGAGTCCTGCTCCGCGGCGACGCGCGCGCGCATCTCCGGCGATTGCTGGCCCAACCGTCCATCGCGGCTCGCCTCAAGGGCGTTCCCGGAGAGCCGATTCGCCGCCTGGTGCCCGTCGGGTGGGCGCGGCGGAGCTTCGGGGGGCGCGTCGTCGCCGTCGGCGACGCCGCCGGCCTCACCAAGCCCGTCACCGGGGGTGGGATCTTCTACAGCCTGTATTCGTCCGCGGTGGCGGCCGAGACCCTCGTGGAGGCGCTTCGCGACGACGACCTGAGCGCGGCGCGTCTGTCCCGGTACGAGACCCGGTGGCGACAGCGCCTCGTGCCGGAGATGCGGGCGGCCAGCTGGTTTCGCCGGGTCGTCGCGAACCTGTCGGATGGCGAGCTGGACCAGTTCGTCGAGGCCGCGGCGTCGGACGCCGTGCAGGCGGTCGTGACGGCCACGGCGCGGTTCAACTGGCACCGGCCGGTCATCATGGCGCTCGTCAGACAACGGGGCATCAAGTCCATTCTGTTACGCGTGCTGTTCCGGTAG
- the hisF gene encoding imidazole glycerol phosphate synthase subunit HisF yields the protein MLKSRLIPSLLLLNGRCVKTIGFDALRDVGNPVTAARVYDAQEADELIFLDISATTENRTTLYHIVERTADACLMPLTVGGGVRTLEDIRDLLRSGADKVAINTEAVRRPEVIRDGAERFGAQCIVASIDCRRLADGRYEVFVQRGQRPTGLDPVVWAERVAELGAGEIFLNSIDRDGTMQGYDLALIRAVADAVPIPVIAAGGAGSLRDLVDAITLGRASAVSAASLFHFTDQSVIKARAYMRQAGVDVRIA from the coding sequence ATGCTCAAGAGCCGCCTCATCCCGTCGCTCTTGCTCCTGAACGGGCGGTGCGTGAAGACCATCGGGTTCGACGCCCTCCGCGATGTCGGGAACCCCGTCACCGCCGCGCGCGTGTACGACGCGCAGGAGGCGGACGAGCTCATCTTTCTCGACATCAGTGCGACGACTGAGAACCGCACGACGCTCTACCACATCGTGGAACGCACGGCCGACGCCTGTCTCATGCCCCTCACGGTGGGCGGGGGTGTGCGCACCCTCGAGGACATCCGCGATCTGCTGCGGTCGGGGGCGGACAAGGTGGCGATCAACACGGAGGCGGTGCGGCGGCCCGAGGTCATCCGCGACGGGGCGGAACGGTTCGGCGCCCAGTGCATCGTCGCCTCGATCGACTGCCGGCGGCTGGCGGACGGCCGGTACGAGGTCTTCGTGCAACGGGGGCAGCGGCCCACCGGGCTGGACCCCGTCGTCTGGGCAGAACGGGTGGCCGAGCTGGGAGCCGGGGAGATCTTCCTGAACTCCATCGACAGGGACGGCACGATGCAGGGATACGATCTGGCGCTCATTCGCGCCGTCGCCGACGCGGTTCCGATCCCCGTGATCGCGGCGGGCGGTGCCGGAAGCCTGAGAGATCTGGTGGATGCGATCACCCTCGGGCGAGCGTCGGCCGTGTCCGCGGCGAGCCTCTTCCACTTCACGGACCAGAGCGTGATCAAGGCGCGTGCGTACATGCGGCAGGCCGGCGTCGATGTCCGGATCGCCTGA
- the hisH gene encoding imidazole glycerol phosphate synthase subunit HisH encodes MGNLRSVRNALEAAGAEVCVTSRSEDLQRAERIVLPGVGAFAQGMRNLEASGLVEALRTEVLDRGKPFLGICLGLQLLAREGRENGSRAGLGWLGGIVERLRVEGKGLKVPHVGWNEIEIVMDSPLFAGLGGAPSFYFVHSYHMVCDGDDTVAGTCDYGGPFTALVLKGNILGTQFHPEKSQTNGQRLLRNFIRWRS; translated from the coding sequence ATGGGGAACCTGCGCTCTGTCCGCAATGCGCTTGAAGCCGCCGGCGCCGAGGTCTGTGTCACGAGTCGCAGCGAGGATCTGCAGCGAGCGGAACGGATCGTGCTGCCCGGGGTCGGCGCCTTCGCCCAGGGGATGCGAAACCTCGAGGCGTCCGGGCTGGTGGAGGCTCTCCGGACCGAGGTGCTCGATCGTGGCAAGCCCTTTCTCGGGATCTGCCTGGGCCTCCAGTTGCTTGCGCGCGAAGGCCGGGAGAACGGCAGCCGGGCGGGGCTGGGCTGGCTGGGGGGGATCGTGGAGCGGCTCCGCGTGGAGGGCAAGGGCCTCAAGGTGCCGCACGTGGGCTGGAACGAGATCGAGATCGTCATGGACTCGCCCCTGTTCGCGGGACTGGGGGGGGCGCCGTCGTTCTACTTCGTGCACAGCTATCACATGGTGTGCGACGGAGACGACACTGTCGCGGGCACATGCGACTACGGAGGCCCGTTCACGGCGCTCGTGCTGAAAGGGAACATCCTGGGCACCCAGTTCCATCCCGAGAAGAGCCAGACCAATGGCCAGCGGTTGCTGAGGAACTTCATCCGCTGGAGGTCCTGA
- a CDS encoding N-acetyl sugar amidotransferase, with amino-acid sequence MSKAPGKILNDLRRCVRCLLPETHETILFDREGVCNVCRQIEDKKAKVDWAAKEREFVQLLDAYRGGHSYDCIVPFSGGKDSTFTLYHLVTHHKLKPLVVTFDHGFMRPRTLENNDRTLKKLGVDYLKFRPNWKVVQKLMLESLKRKGDFCWHCHTGIFSYPMHIAVKFKIPLVIWGEPSAEYTSYYGYGEQQEEEVDERRFNRFVNLGITAEDMVGMLDGTVTERDLEPFTYPRPSDLRAINCRSICLGSYMPWDVKTQVQVIKRELGWQENDVEGVPPAYGYEKIECAMQGVRDYLRFIKRGYGRTNHLAAIDLRNGRITPEDAAALIEKHDGKRPASLDVFLEYVNLTEDDFMAIALKHVVAPHVHDSRQVTKGEPLWDQARWDVSK; translated from the coding sequence ATGAGCAAGGCGCCCGGGAAGATTCTGAACGACTTGCGGAGGTGCGTGCGGTGCCTCCTGCCGGAAACGCACGAGACCATCCTCTTCGACCGCGAGGGGGTCTGCAACGTCTGCAGGCAGATCGAGGACAAGAAGGCGAAGGTCGACTGGGCGGCCAAGGAGCGAGAGTTCGTCCAGCTCCTCGATGCGTACCGGGGCGGCCACTCGTACGACTGCATCGTCCCCTTCAGTGGCGGAAAGGACAGCACCTTCACCCTCTACCACCTGGTGACCCACCACAAGCTCAAGCCGCTCGTGGTGACGTTCGACCATGGCTTCATGCGGCCGCGAACACTGGAGAACAACGACCGCACCCTCAAGAAGCTGGGGGTCGACTATCTGAAGTTCCGGCCCAACTGGAAGGTCGTGCAGAAGCTGATGCTGGAAAGTCTCAAGCGGAAGGGCGATTTCTGCTGGCACTGTCACACGGGGATCTTCTCGTATCCCATGCACATCGCGGTGAAGTTCAAGATCCCGCTGGTGATCTGGGGCGAGCCGAGCGCCGAGTACACCAGCTACTACGGTTATGGCGAGCAGCAGGAGGAAGAGGTGGATGAGCGGCGGTTCAACCGGTTCGTGAACCTCGGCATCACGGCTGAGGACATGGTGGGCATGCTCGACGGCACGGTGACGGAGCGGGACCTGGAGCCGTTCACGTACCCGAGGCCTTCGGACCTGCGCGCCATCAACTGCCGCTCGATCTGCCTGGGGAGTTACATGCCCTGGGATGTCAAGACACAAGTCCAGGTCATCAAGCGGGAGCTGGGCTGGCAGGAGAACGACGTGGAGGGGGTGCCCCCCGCGTACGGGTACGAGAAGATCGAGTGCGCCATGCAGGGGGTGCGGGACTACCTGCGGTTCATCAAGCGCGGATACGGCCGGACGAACCATCTCGCGGCCATCGACTTGAGAAATGGACGGATCACGCCGGAGGACGCGGCGGCGCTCATCGAGAAGCACGACGGGAAGCGGCCGGCAAGCCTCGACGTCTTCCTCGAGTACGTGAACCTCACGGAGGACGACTTCATGGCGATCGCCCTGAAGCACGTCGTCGCCCCCCATGTCCACGACTCGCGGCAGGTCACCAAGGGTGAACCGCTCTGGGACCAGGCGCGGTGGGACGTCTCGAAGTGA
- a CDS encoding GNAT family N-acetyltransferase, with the protein MAFLVGERVYLRAVQQSDAGETYGGWLNDPEVTRYTESRFFPTTADKLREYVRALEGSRDSIFLAIVDRRTQQHVGNIKLGPIDWIHRLGDIGLLIGDKSVWGRGYATEAIRLVSDYAFRRLNLHKLTAGCYSTNLGSIRAFEKAGFHEEARRPRHYYSEGAYVDLVYLAAMNERERAECETETGPNRRNEAR; encoded by the coding sequence ATGGCCTTCCTGGTCGGAGAGCGCGTCTACCTTCGGGCCGTGCAGCAGTCGGACGCGGGCGAGACCTACGGCGGATGGCTGAACGATCCGGAGGTCACGCGGTACACGGAGAGCCGGTTCTTCCCGACCACGGCGGACAAGCTGCGCGAGTACGTCAGGGCGCTGGAGGGGAGTCGGGACAGCATCTTTCTCGCCATCGTGGACAGGCGAACGCAGCAGCACGTGGGAAATATCAAGCTGGGACCCATCGACTGGATTCACCGTCTCGGAGACATCGGACTTCTGATCGGCGACAAGTCCGTGTGGGGACGCGGGTACGCCACCGAGGCCATCCGCCTGGTGAGCGACTACGCGTTCCGGCGGTTGAACCTTCACAAGCTCACCGCGGGGTGCTACAGCACCAACCTGGGGTCGATCCGCGCATTCGAGAAGGCCGGGTTCCACGAGGAGGCGCGGAGGCCGCGGCACTACTACTCCGAGGGGGCATACGTGGACCTCGTGTACCTGGCGGCGATGAACGAGCGAGAGAGAGCGGAGTGCGAGACGGAAACGGGACCGAACCGGAGGAACGAAGCACGATGA
- a CDS encoding aminotransferase class III-fold pyridoxal phosphate-dependent enzyme gives MTLRSGKVSLARSQAYLERARQLIPGCSQTFSKAPSQFVQGVSPAFLQRGSGSHVWDVDGNEYVDYVSSLGAIILGHNDPDVSASVGRQIAEGTLFSLPHPLEVEVAALLTELVPCAEMVRFGKNGSDATAGAVRAARAYTGRELVVCCGYHGWQDWYIGTTTRNKGVPEAVRRLTLTFPYNDAEALERILAEERDGIACVVMEPIGVVDPKPGFLARVRELTHRAGAVLIFDEIVTGFRIALGGAQTYFGVTPDLACFGKAMGNGYPVAAVVGRRDLMEVFEEVFFSFTFGGDALALAATLATLEKMRSQAVIPHLWRQGKILQDGYNGLAAELGLSGFTQCLGLPPRTVVQFKDARGEDSLELRSLFQQEMVKRGVLFLAGFNLTFAHSDGDVSHTLEACRETLQVVARAVSADAVRDMLEGAPVQPVFRRA, from the coding sequence ATGACACTCAGATCCGGTAAGGTGTCCCTCGCACGATCCCAGGCCTACCTGGAACGGGCCCGGCAGCTGATTCCCGGCTGCAGCCAGACGTTCAGCAAAGCGCCCTCGCAGTTCGTCCAGGGGGTATCGCCGGCGTTCCTGCAACGCGGGAGCGGGAGCCACGTCTGGGACGTCGACGGGAACGAGTACGTCGACTACGTGTCGTCGTTGGGGGCCATCATCCTCGGACACAACGATCCGGATGTCAGCGCCAGCGTCGGCCGTCAGATCGCGGAGGGGACACTCTTCTCCCTTCCTCATCCCCTCGAGGTGGAGGTCGCGGCGCTCCTGACCGAGCTGGTGCCCTGTGCCGAGATGGTGCGATTCGGCAAGAACGGGTCGGACGCGACCGCGGGGGCCGTCAGGGCGGCACGGGCCTACACCGGCCGGGAGCTGGTGGTCTGCTGCGGGTATCACGGCTGGCAGGACTGGTACATCGGCACCACCACCCGCAACAAGGGAGTTCCCGAGGCGGTCCGCCGTCTGACGCTCACGTTCCCCTACAACGACGCCGAGGCGCTCGAGCGGATCCTCGCAGAAGAGAGAGACGGGATCGCGTGTGTCGTGATGGAGCCTATCGGAGTGGTCGATCCCAAACCGGGGTTTCTCGCCCGTGTCCGCGAGCTCACCCACCGGGCGGGTGCGGTGCTGATCTTCGATGAGATCGTCACCGGGTTTCGGATCGCGCTGGGCGGCGCCCAGACGTATTTCGGCGTGACCCCCGATCTGGCCTGTTTCGGGAAGGCGATGGGGAACGGTTACCCGGTCGCCGCCGTCGTCGGTCGACGCGATCTCATGGAGGTCTTCGAGGAGGTGTTCTTCTCGTTCACCTTCGGCGGGGATGCCCTCGCGCTGGCCGCCACCCTGGCGACACTCGAGAAGATGCGATCGCAGGCGGTGATCCCGCACCTGTGGCGGCAAGGCAAGATCCTGCAGGATGGGTACAACGGGCTTGCGGCCGAGCTGGGACTGTCCGGCTTCACCCAGTGCCTCGGGCTGCCCCCCCGGACCGTCGTGCAGTTCAAGGACGCGCGGGGGGAGGACTCGCTGGAGCTGCGGAGCCTGTTCCAGCAGGAGATGGTGAAGCGGGGAGTGCTGTTCCTCGCCGGGTTCAACCTGACGTTCGCCCACAGCGACGGCGATGTATCCCACACCCTCGAGGCATGTCGCGAGACGTTGCAGGTCGTCGCGCGCGCCGTGTCGGCCGACGCGGTCAGGGACATGCTGGAGGGCGCACCGGTCCAACCAGTGTTCCGTCGAGCGTGA
- a CDS encoding glycosyltransferase family protein: MSRVVAILQARIGSTRLPAKVLADVGGLPLLARVIARATRIPGVDAVVVATSVHARDQAVIDVARANGVGWFAGSEADVLDRYYRAARDARAAVVVRLTADCPLLDPAVSGLVLARFREGQTDYVSNVHPPTYPDGLDTEVFSFGALEQAWTHAREPAEREHVTPYIWGTPGTFRISNVEHSEDLSSHRWTVDEPEDLEFVRGVYRLIGCERFGMEEVLDLLEREPSLARHKDRRDACGPCTNTAARAGAPARGHDDTQIR; encoded by the coding sequence GTGAGCCGGGTGGTGGCGATCCTGCAGGCGCGGATCGGCTCCACGCGTCTGCCCGCGAAGGTCCTGGCCGACGTCGGCGGTCTGCCACTGCTGGCCCGCGTGATCGCCCGGGCGACCCGGATCCCGGGGGTCGATGCGGTGGTGGTGGCGACCAGCGTGCACGCTCGAGATCAGGCGGTGATCGACGTGGCGCGCGCCAACGGAGTCGGCTGGTTCGCAGGGAGCGAAGCGGACGTGCTCGATCGGTACTACCGAGCGGCTCGCGACGCCAGGGCGGCCGTCGTGGTGCGTCTGACCGCCGACTGCCCGCTGCTCGATCCGGCCGTGAGCGGCCTGGTCCTCGCACGGTTCCGAGAGGGGCAGACCGATTACGTGTCCAACGTCCATCCCCCCACCTACCCGGACGGCCTCGACACCGAGGTCTTCTCGTTCGGAGCGCTCGAGCAGGCGTGGACGCACGCGCGGGAGCCGGCCGAGCGGGAGCACGTGACGCCGTACATCTGGGGGACTCCGGGGACGTTCCGGATCTCGAACGTCGAGCACTCCGAGGATCTGTCCTCGCACCGGTGGACGGTCGACGAACCCGAGGATCTCGAGTTCGTCCGGGGGGTGTACCGCCTGATCGGATGCGAGAGGTTCGGGATGGAGGAAGTCCTCGACTTGCTCGAGCGCGAGCCCTCGCTGGCCCGTCACAAGGACCGGCGCGACGCCTGCGGGCCATGCACGAACACTGCGGCGCGCGCCGGCGCGCCCGCGCGAGGTCACGATGACACTCAGATCCGGTAA
- a CDS encoding Gfo/Idh/MocA family oxidoreductase, whose amino-acid sequence MSGATPAAGMRALVIGFGSIGRRHTGNLVALDSGEVAVCDPDPERARAAAEEFGVVTYRSIDQALTSRPDAALVCTPPSLHVSTAFECVEAGADVFIEKPLACELTGVEELLDAARRRGRTLLVGYNYRYSAPLQQMRRVIEEGAIGRVVAVRGQVGQYLPDWRPGRDYRLVYTSRADQGGGVLLDMTSHQIDYVRWLAGEIQSVYAVTGRLGDLAIEAEDTAILTLRLQSGALATLHADCLQRTYVHELRVIGTRGTLHLEFRGALRWWQEDGRCLVLAEGSDPNEAFVEEMRHFLACVARREPPRVPGEEGRRAVEILVAARDSARLGVEIKV is encoded by the coding sequence ATGAGCGGCGCCACCCCCGCGGCCGGCATGCGCGCGCTGGTGATCGGATTTGGATCGATCGGGCGCCGGCACACGGGCAACCTCGTGGCCCTCGACAGCGGCGAGGTCGCGGTGTGTGATCCGGACCCGGAGCGGGCGCGGGCGGCGGCCGAGGAGTTCGGTGTGGTGACGTATCGGTCCATCGACCAGGCCCTGACCAGCCGGCCCGACGCGGCGCTCGTCTGTACACCGCCGAGCCTGCACGTGTCCACCGCGTTCGAGTGCGTGGAAGCGGGGGCCGACGTCTTCATCGAGAAGCCGCTGGCGTGCGAGCTGACCGGGGTGGAGGAGCTCCTCGACGCCGCCAGGCGCCGGGGCCGGACACTCCTGGTTGGCTACAACTACCGGTACAGCGCGCCGCTCCAGCAGATGAGGCGCGTGATCGAAGAGGGTGCGATCGGCCGCGTCGTGGCGGTCCGGGGCCAGGTCGGACAGTACCTGCCCGACTGGCGTCCCGGGCGGGATTACCGCCTGGTGTACACGTCGCGGGCGGATCAGGGCGGCGGGGTCCTGCTCGACATGACGTCTCACCAGATCGACTATGTCCGCTGGCTGGCCGGCGAGATCCAGTCGGTGTACGCCGTGACGGGCCGCCTCGGGGACCTCGCGATCGAAGCCGAGGACACCGCGATCCTGACGTTGCGGCTCCAGAGCGGTGCCCTCGCCACCCTCCACGCGGACTGCCTGCAGCGGACGTACGTTCACGAACTCCGAGTCATCGGAACCCGCGGCACTCTGCACCTGGAGTTCCGCGGGGCCCTCCGGTGGTGGCAAGAGGACGGCCGCTGCCTCGTGCTCGCGGAAGGAAGCGATCCCAACGAGGCGTTCGTGGAGGAGATGCGTCATTTCCTCGCGTGCGTGGCGCGGCGCGAGCCGCCGCGGGTCCCTGGCGAGGAAGGCCGACGCGCGGTCGAGATCCTCGTGGCCGCGAGGGACTCGGCGCGGCTGGGTGTGGAGATCAAGGTGTGA
- the pseI gene encoding pseudaminic acid synthase — protein sequence MASVGPCIKIKDRLIGRGRPAYIVAEMSGNHNHDFDAAVRILHEAKAAGVDAVKLQTYTADTLTIDCDAPPFQIPASSMWAGRTLYRLYEEAYTPWEWQPKLKRIADGLGLDLFSTPFDASAVEFLESLEVPAYKIASFEVVDLELVRRIGQTGKPVIMSTGMATLAEIDEAVRVLRSVGVSELALLKCTSAYPAPPEEMNLLTMGHLGETFGVPFGLSDHTLGHDVAIAAVSLGASLIEKHLVLSRSTPGPDAGFSMEPAEMAELVRSARRVERALGSVVYGPTLHEKENRIFRRSLFVVADTKAGEPFTRENVRSIRPGDGLAPKHLEEVLGRRAARDIPCGTPLRWELVSG from the coding sequence ATGGCATCCGTTGGGCCGTGCATCAAGATCAAGGACCGCCTGATCGGCCGCGGCCGGCCTGCCTATATCGTGGCTGAGATGTCGGGCAACCACAATCACGACTTCGACGCGGCGGTCCGGATCCTTCACGAGGCGAAGGCCGCGGGCGTGGACGCGGTGAAGCTGCAGACGTACACCGCCGACACCCTGACCATCGACTGTGATGCGCCTCCCTTCCAGATCCCCGCCAGCAGCATGTGGGCCGGCCGGACACTGTACCGGCTGTATGAGGAGGCCTACACGCCGTGGGAGTGGCAGCCGAAGCTGAAGCGGATCGCCGATGGCCTCGGCCTGGACCTCTTCTCCACGCCGTTCGATGCGTCCGCGGTCGAATTCCTCGAGTCGCTGGAGGTGCCGGCGTACAAGATCGCCTCGTTCGAGGTGGTGGATCTCGAGCTGGTCCGGAGGATCGGACAGACGGGCAAGCCGGTGATCATGTCGACGGGGATGGCCACGCTGGCCGAGATCGACGAGGCGGTCCGTGTCCTGCGGTCGGTCGGTGTCTCCGAGCTGGCGTTGCTGAAGTGCACCAGCGCCTACCCTGCGCCGCCCGAGGAGATGAACCTCCTCACCATGGGGCACCTGGGGGAGACGTTCGGCGTCCCGTTCGGGCTATCTGACCACACCCTCGGTCACGACGTCGCGATCGCCGCAGTGTCCCTGGGCGCCTCACTCATCGAGAAGCACCTCGTCCTCTCCCGGAGCACGCCCGGTCCGGACGCGGGATTCTCCATGGAGCCGGCGGAGATGGCCGAGCTGGTCCGGAGCGCGCGGCGCGTGGAGCGGGCGCTGGGGAGCGTGGTCTACGGTCCAACCCTCCACGAGAAGGAGAACCGGATCTTCCGACGCTCCCTCTTCGTCGTCGCGGACACGAAGGCGGGCGAGCCCTTCACGCGGGAGAACGTCCGCTCGATCCGGCCGGGCGACGGCCTGGCCCCGAAGCACCTCGAGGAGGTGCTGGGACGCCGGGCGGCGCGAGACATCCCCTGTGGCACACCCCTGAGGTGGGAGCTGGTGAGCGGATGA